Genomic DNA from Desulfuromonas versatilis:
CCCTGGCGCTGCTGTGCGGCTTCGGCGGCGGCAATTTCGCCTCGAGCATGGCCAACATCAGCTTCTTCTTCCCCAAGGCGCAGAAGGGGACGGCCCTGGGGATGAACGCCGGGCTGGGCAACCTGGGGGTGAGCGGGATGCAGTTTTTGGTGCCGCTGGTCATCACCGCCGGCGTCTTCGGCGGCCTCGGCGGCGAGCCCCAGAGCTGGGTCAAGGGGGAGCTGACTCGGCAGATGTGGATGCAGAACGCCGGCTTCATCTGGGTCCCCTTCATCATTGTCTCCACCCTGGCCGCCTGGTTCGGCATGCACGATATCGCCAGCGCCAAGGCCTCCTTCCGCGAGCAGGCGGTGATCTTCCGGCGCAAGCACAACTGGATCATGTGCTGGCTCTACCTGGGCACCTTCGGCTCGTTCATCGGCTATTCGGCGGGCTTCCCGCTGCTGATCAAGGGGCAGTTCCCCGAGATCGACCCCACCAAGTACGCCTTTCTCGGGCCCCTGGTGGGCGCGGCGATCCGCCCCGTGGGCGGCTGGCTGGCCGACAAGCTCGGCGGCGCCCGGGTCACCTTCTGGAACTTCATCCTCATGGCCCTGGCGGTGCTCGGGGTGCTCTATTTCCTGCCCCAGCAGGGGGCCGGGGGGAGCTTCTGGGGCTTTTTCGCCATGTTCATGCTGCTGTTTTTCACCACCGGGGTGGGCAACGGCTCGACCTTTCGGATGATCCCGGTGATCTTCATGACCCATCACCGCTGCGAGGACACCGAGTGCTCGGTGGAGGAGCGCGCCCGGGCCTTCAAGGAGGCCGGCAAGGAGTCGGCCGCGGTGCTCGGCTTCAGCTCCGCCTTCGCCGCCTACGGGGCGTTCTTCATCCCCAAGAGCTTCGGCACCTCGATCACCCTGACCGGCGGGCCGGACGCCGCCCTGTACGGGTTTCTGGTCTTTTACCTGAGCTGCATCCTCACCACCTGGTGGTTCTATTCGCGCCGGAACGCCGAGATGCCTTGTTAAAGAAACTTCGGCCCCGGTGAGGGCAGCGGGGGGGGCAGCCGCGAGGCCACCCCCCCGACATCCAGTGAGAGGTGCCGTCATGGAAAAGGTCGCGACCGCCAAGTCCCACAAGATCCTGTTCCTGAACACCCTGGCCTTCACCATCTGCTTCGCCGCCTGGATGTTCAACGGCGTGCTGGTGACCTTTCTGGTCGACCACCAGGTCTTCAAGTGGGGCCCGGTGGAGATCGGCTGGCTGCTGGGGATTCCGGTGCTCACCGGCTCGATCTTCCGGCTGCCGGCCGGGCTGCTGACCGACAAATTCGGCGGCAAGCCGGTCTACGGCACCCTGCTGCTGCTCTGCGCGATCCCCATGTACCTGCTGTCCAAGGCCGACAGCTTCACCTGGTTCGCCCTGTGCAGCTTCGGTTTCGGCCTGGCCGGGGTGAGCTTCGCCATCGGCATCGCCTTCACCTCGGTCTGGTATCCCAAGCACCAGCAGGGGACGGCGCTGGGGATCTTCGGCGCCGGCAACGCCGGGGCGGCCCTGACCACCCTGCTGGCGCCGACCCTGCTGAAAAAGCTGACCGCCGGCGGCACCAACATCGACGGCTGGCGGGAGCTGCCGGTCTACTACGCGCTGGTGCTGGCGGGCATGGGGATCCTCTTCTTCCTCCTGGCCGAGAACAAGAAGCCGGCCAGCTCGGGCAAGTCCATCAGGCAGATGTGCGCGCCGCTCAAGGACATCCGTGTCTGGCGCTTCGGCCTCTACTACTTCCTGGTGTTCGGCTGCTTCGTGGCCTTTGCCCAGTGGCTGGTCCCCTATTTCGTCAACGTCTACTACCTGCCGCTGGTGACCGCCGGCCTGTTCGCCTCGATCTTCAGCTTTCCCTCCGGGGTGATCCGCGCCTTCGGCGGCTGGCTCTCCGACCGCTTCGGCGGCCGCGAGGTCATGTACTGGGTGCTGGGCATCTCCACCGTGGTCAGCCTGCTGGTCATGGTCCCGAAAATGGAGGTCTACTCGCCGGGGCGCGGGGTGATGGCGCTACGCGGCGGCGTGGTCACCGAGGTGAGCGCCACCCGCATCCAGGTCGGGGAGGTCCCCTACCAGCTCAAGGAGAAGCCCGCCGGACTGGAGTCCTACGACGAGGGGATGCTCATCTTCCCCACCAAGCAGACCTGGCAGGAGCCGGTGGTGGAGGTGGGGCAGACGGTAAGCAAGCGCGAGCTGCTCGCCAAGGGGGTCACCCGCATCTTCTTCCAGGCCAACGTGTGGATCTTCGCCTTCCTGGTGTTTCTGCTCGGCAGCATCTGGGGCATCGGCAAGGCCGCGGTCTACAAGCTGATCCCCGACCATTTCCCCGGCGAGGTGGGGGTGGTCGGCGGCATGGTCGGGGTGCTCGGCGGCCTCGGCGGCTTCGTCTGTCCGATCGCCTTCGGCTACCTGCTGGAGGGGACCGGCCTGTGGACCAGTTGCTGGATGTTCATGTT
This window encodes:
- a CDS encoding NarK family nitrate/nitrite MFS transporter yields the protein MPAKVLTTWNPEDHTFWQNEGKGIATINLWISIPALFLAFAVWMVWSMVVVNLPNIGFRFSTNQLFWLAAVPGLSGATLRIFYSFMVPIFGGRLWTTLSTASLLLPAVGIGLAVQNAETPYWIMLALALLCGFGGGNFASSMANISFFFPKAQKGTALGMNAGLGNLGVSGMQFLVPLVITAGVFGGLGGEPQSWVKGELTRQMWMQNAGFIWVPFIIVSTLAAWFGMHDIASAKASFREQAVIFRRKHNWIMCWLYLGTFGSFIGYSAGFPLLIKGQFPEIDPTKYAFLGPLVGAAIRPVGGWLADKLGGARVTFWNFILMALAVLGVLYFLPQQGAGGSFWGFFAMFMLLFFTTGVGNGSTFRMIPVIFMTHHRCEDTECSVEERARAFKEAGKESAAVLGFSSAFAAYGAFFIPKSFGTSITLTGGPDAALYGFLVFYLSCILTTWWFYSRRNAEMPC
- a CDS encoding MFS transporter; the protein is MEKVATAKSHKILFLNTLAFTICFAAWMFNGVLVTFLVDHQVFKWGPVEIGWLLGIPVLTGSIFRLPAGLLTDKFGGKPVYGTLLLLCAIPMYLLSKADSFTWFALCSFGFGLAGVSFAIGIAFTSVWYPKHQQGTALGIFGAGNAGAALTTLLAPTLLKKLTAGGTNIDGWRELPVYYALVLAGMGILFFLLAENKKPASSGKSIRQMCAPLKDIRVWRFGLYYFLVFGCFVAFAQWLVPYFVNVYYLPLVTAGLFASIFSFPSGVIRAFGGWLSDRFGGREVMYWVLGISTVVSLLVMVPKMEVYSPGRGVMALRGGVVTEVSATRIQVGEVPYQLKEKPAGLESYDEGMLIFPTKQTWQEPVVEVGQTVSKRELLAKGVTRIFFQANVWIFAFLVFLLGSIWGIGKAAVYKLIPDHFPGEVGVVGGMVGVLGGLGGFVCPIAFGYLLEGTGLWTSCWMFMFILSLVCLLSLHRAIEKAMKEKHPRDMDLIESQSGLPNAENERQAGKPPLSGKSPVL